Below is a window of Deinococcus aquiradiocola DNA.
GCGGCTGACCGTGCAGTGGGACGGGCGGGACTTCGTGGGGTGGCAGTCGCAGCCGGGCCTGCGGAGCGTGCAGGACACCCTGCAGGCGGCCCTGACGGAGCTGTCGCCGGTCGCGGCGTTCCGGCCGGTCGCGGCGGGCCGGACGGACACGGGCGTGCACGCGGAGCGCATGACGCTGCACTGGGACGTGCCAGGGTCGCTGCGGCTCGCGCCGGACCGGCTGGCCCGCGCCCTGAACGCGCGCCTGCCGGAGGACGTGGCCGTGACGGGCTGCGTGCTGGCCGCGCCGGACTTTCACGCACGGTACTCGTGCGTGGCGCGCGAGTACGTGTACCGCGTGCTGAACGCCCCGCAGCGCGAGCCGCTCTGGGCGGGGCGGGCGCTGCTGGTGCCGCCGCGCCTGGACGTGGACGCCATGCAGGCGGCGGCGCGGGAACTGCTGGGCGAGCATGATTTCGCGGCGTTCGCGACGCGGGAGGAACGGCAGACGCGCCGCCGCCTCGACCGGCTGGAGGTGCGGCGCGTGCCGGGGTCGCCGCTGCTGGAGGTGCACCTGACGGGCGAGAGTTTCCTGCGTCACATGGTGCGCGGGCTGGTGGGGACGCTGCTGCAGGTGGGGCGCGGGGAGCGCCTGCCGGGGGACGTGGTGGCGGTGCTGGCGTCCGGGGACCGGGGGCGGGCCGGGCCGAACGTGCCGCCGCACGGCCTGTACTTCACGGGCGCACGCTACCCCGGCGACTGAAGACCCTACAGGGGGATTGTCCGG
It encodes the following:
- the truA gene encoding tRNA pseudouridine(38-40) synthase TruA; translated protein: MQAESSLSTVSGPGAPAREPRLPYAPPEGQLRLRLTVQWDGRDFVGWQSQPGLRSVQDTLQAALTELSPVAAFRPVAAGRTDTGVHAERMTLHWDVPGSLRLAPDRLARALNARLPEDVAVTGCVLAAPDFHARYSCVAREYVYRVLNAPQREPLWAGRALLVPPRLDVDAMQAAARELLGEHDFAAFATREERQTRRRLDRLEVRRVPGSPLLEVHLTGESFLRHMVRGLVGTLLQVGRGERLPGDVVAVLASGDRGRAGPNVPPHGLYFTGARYPGD